The genomic region aaaaaaaaaaaaaaattttggcTAATGTGCTCCAGATTCAATGTGGAGTGTTTGGCGTGTGGGCAGAAATGATCCACTATAATCTTGATTTGTCTTAAGGTAATATGTACTCCTTAATTTTTTCACTTAATAGAATAAAATATGTCTTAGACATTTCTTAAATGGAACTTGTGGCTCTTTAATGCCTTAAGAGTCCCATGAGGAACTGTGTATATCATCTGTTATTCACTGATTGGATTGTTTCTCTCCCCACTGCAATGTGTCTGGACACtgcaaaaatgtaataaaagatGCCATCCCAAGGGAGGCTGCTGAAGAAATAACTAAgcctttttgtctttgttctcACTTTTAATGCAGGAACACAACCTGAAATGTGGTCTTGTGTTTCATGTGACAAACAGGTTGAATGGGACATACACTGGATATCAGGGCTgttatttatcaagcttctcaaagtgacATTTTAGTCTCAAGTTAGTCtcaagtgctgagaattcatgaaatttactcccaCTTtaaaacttaagaataaaaccAAGTaatcaaatttctcaaagctaagaatcactcttactctcccagttatttaagacagctccagaggtctctcaagtggttaggagctgccagtaggggcttgtgatggcactgtggagacagacATGAGACAATATTTCTAATTTGTTAGACGACGCGCAGTTAATTAGACGGGTCGGGTAGCGCAGGCATaatctttgtcagcgagttgctgagggacgtcatctcaccactggcTTTACACAGTAATGGGTTTTCTGTTAaattgaaggtggtgatgacgcttcgtttatttgccacaggacaaacgcagcaatgctgatgattttgtccgtcacaaccatcaataagccgaagagtcatggaaacaattataggACATAggctacagctccacacactgtcacgcgtttcatcgaCATCCCAACAACACCCCCGGTATTCcgaaaaaagcaaacaaatagcCGGCAATACAGGAGTATTAGGCGCATTTGATGGCGCTcataaagataaacttttttatctttcatttattaatgtgtagtcctgtatcataatgtattatcttgaaaattctttattgttaaacgtgtgttgaatataaactcctcttaggaatttcaccattcaatgtaaatttatctgagaataggctattcttaaataaggaaatctattcagtgattggtcttggctacatcgtcatccaaaatcctgtttgcggcacagcaaagtgtcgtaaatcagcactaagactgacacttaagatttagtcctacacttcactcaaattaggactatgatgcttgataactaacttttaagcacagctttgagccaagaattgtTTTACAGTTCTTTGCAGTGTTGTTATGAGTATGCTCAGTGAGAAGCTCTGATTGGGCTGATGTGTACCTTTACCACAGGGCAGCTGAACTATTACAAATGCTGAatattgaacattttgtccAAGCACACTAATCCTGATGTGTCCTTCCTTTATAGTTTGGGACTGGCTGTTATTGTGTGTATCTTCTGTTACAATAATCATATTTGAATATAATacttgtatattttattatcaCCATCACAAATAGGGATTTTTGATGTGCACTTGAAAGCATGAGAGTTAGAATAATGACATAAATGTGTGCCCAGCTGTTCAaacttcctttaaaaaaaagaaaattctcaATAACACAAATTCACAAGTAGTTTAATAAGCAATGAAATCTTTTGATAATAATGTCAcagctattttaaaataattttcttggATAGGAAATTCTTTGTATTGCATTTTATTACTGCCAGTGCCTGTTTGTGTTCATATGTATCAGCCACTTGCAGTGGTTAAAAGTAACCAAGTACGTTTACTCAAATACTACAATTTTAAGTTACTTGCACATAACTTGAGTACGTCTGATTTCTGATATTATCTACTAGACAGTGTACTTTTGACTAAACTAAAATCAGTAAtattctttattaaaaaaatagagTTTGTACCACACTGACAAgcatagtaataatagtaatcaGTAGTAATAATCAATATAGATAGAATAGATCTTTgttgttaatatttaaaaaaaacaaacaacaaaaaacagtcaATTGCACTTCCAGTTCTTGGGGTAGgggttatattattatatagtaCATGATTCTATAATGCATATAAAATACATAGCCTAAAGTAAAAGGTACTTCCtgtgaaatttaattaaaagtatcaaaagtgaAAGTACTTAAGTTATGCATGATGGCACCTGTCAGACTAGATATTATATCCATTTTATGGGTGCATTACTTTATAGAGATGcagcattttaattttgatggaGCTTCGAGATATACTGATGTGTCAGTAAACTGCTGTTTAATCTCAGTGATGTAAGTACTgaacttaagtacaattttgaggtacttgtactttcctTGAGTATTCCCATTTGATGCTTTATAGCTTTATAGTTTTAATTTCCTAACTGAATTTATTCAAAGAATATTGAGATGTAGCATCTTGTTTCCAAgttaacaaatacaaaataaaacacacacaaaataaaacagcattacatgcacagtaaatacacatatacagacagtatctgtgtatttgttgtttgtagTTTGACTTCAACTGTCAAGAAAAATTGGATACAAAGACCACAATAAGTCAATTACATCAATATAAAGGGCaatccactacatttcagagacaaatattgtactttttacttcataACTTTTATTTGAAAGCTTTAGCTGCTAGTTactttgtattaataatctaaatctaaaaagTCCAAATCAATTAAGACATTGTACTGTAGCTACCCAGCAGTAATTCAATCATCTTTACCAGCTGCGTGATGAACTTATTAATTTGTCACTCCTTATAATCcagcagtggtggacagtatctaagcacatttactcaagttctgtaggcctacttgcCACTTTTTTACTTCTGCTCCACTAAATCTCAGTGGGAgacattgtactttttatttcactacatttatctgacagcttcagttactagttacaaagtaatgtttttacacacaaaacatatgaaaagtGCTAATTAAACCACCCAACTGTTTTGATGATCGTTTTCAtttttcatataaaaacattttatggttcCATCTtaacacaaatgtgaagatttgcagtttttttgatttttgattattttaatctattttttaatcattttgtggtttggactgaaaaagcaagcATTGTGAAAGTGTCGCTTTGGGCTCTGGGCAATTGTGACAAAATATTTATCCATACTAATacaatcattaattgcagtctgatacaaaatagttcaacctctgAATGCATGAGTAAGGACAATCTAATCCAGTCACAGGGGAGATtaggctacttttacttttaatactttaagtccAAATTCctaattatttgttttcaatgcagtacttatACTTATAAcatagtatttttacagtgaggtattagtacttttacgtaagtaaaggatctgaatacgtCATTCATTACTtataatacagtaatataatATGAATCTGAGTAGGCTACTTTATTTTGATGCTAAAACTTTTGTCCTTTTGGTTGTAGATTTTGAATGTAGGACTTTTACGTGTGATAGTATCTTAGCACTGTAGTATTGATActtttgtaaaatatattttacaagcTCATATGAAAATCTTTAGCAGTAAAAGTGCAATATTTCGCACTAAATTGCATCAGACCCTTTGTAACAGTTATGTCATGTAATACCGCCCCAAGACACTAGGTGTGCTCGAGCGTCCACAGGAATTTCTCCTTGCGTTGCttcatttgttttcctcatTTTCAACTCCCCTTTATCATCGGGGTTGTCCATGGTAATGTGAGTTTGTAGCTAGCTAATAGTCTGgttgttattattgtgttttcacGTGGTGTTAACAAATCttcttggggtttttttgttccCCTTGTTCGTACAAATGACGCGTCTCTTTTGCCCTCTGGTATAACGAGGATTTATGCTTGTCGTGTAAATTTACTGAAGCTTTGTCACCATCAGTCCCTCCTGCCAGGTGAGCGAGGTGGCCAACAGTGCATTAAGGTGTGTCAAAAATGGATTTCCACGGAGAATTGGATTACCAAGcgctataaaaaaaataaaagatagaAGAAAACGAAAGGCCCAGAAGAATAGCCACAGATGTAGTCGCTCGACAGGTAAATAGATATGTGACAATATTATGTGTCTAATTTATtcataaacatacatttaatttaGTCTTAAACATGATCCCATAACTCAACTCTTTCTGTTAATGTCAACCTTAATGCTAACTGATCACCTACCCCTGTCTGTGTTTCAGCTAACAGTCATGTCCATTGAATACACCATTGACATCCAACTAACAGAGTTGGGATTTCCAGAAATTCTGCAGCCCGTGGATACCCCGGTTGAAGAAACACCATGTCCCCCCACATCATCTGATTACTCATCCAGTCACTCTCCCACAACCCTTTCAACCGCACACAAGCGAAGCCTGCTGGACAGAGGCAAGCAGTCAGTTGATGGTAAAGAAACAGGTGCAGCAAAACAGACCTCAGATACTGAACAAAGCACAGTGGTTTCTACATCGCCTTGCAGACACCTAAATCATGCACAAAGTCTGCAAGATGGGCAAACGGGCAGCAGCACAGCACTGATTGATCTGACAGCTGGACAAGAACACGCAGACCTCCCACAGCTGATAACTAAACAGGAtgaccacagagagacaggtgttgACCGCGGAGACACTGCACGAGAGGGTTCGACAGAGGTGCGGCAGGATGCAGAGGACGACTCAGATGACAGTGAGGTTTCAGAGGTctatgaggaagaagaggtcGATGAGGAcgaggatgatgaggatgaggaaggACTAAACAATGGTGTGACTCATTCACTTCTGACTCTCTCATGAGCATAATATCCATTTTGTTAGTTTATAACATATGTATATTAATCCACTGCTAAAAATGAGGGCTGCACGAtatgggaaaaaaaatcatattgcgATTATTATGACAGATATTACAATTTAAGAGTCACAGTTAGTGGGATTGATCATGTTTGCATCACAGTaattattttcactgaaaaaaaacctATTAAAATCATGAAGGTATGACTTTTGTtggggtctgtaccaaacatACATTGTTTTATTACATCTGGAGAACAGGATTTGTAGGCGGTGATATCTCTGCAGGATTACAGTACTTcattataatgctgttttgtcACACCTTTTACCTTCAATTTGGCTATTGCGATATCaataatattttgattaattgtgcagccctactaAAAATACAACCCAACAAATGTATTGTTTGCTCTTGCTTAAGTAAAATTTGCTACAAACTACAGTGTCTGGCTGTTTTAGGACATGCTTTTAGGACATGACACGCTTATTGGAgagaaaataagtaaatatttataaatttttatttttatatttagtttttaaacaCATATTATGCTACAGAAACAAATGGGCTTAGggctgagtgccacagacaAAAGCCATAGCTTTTAAAACTGATAAGGTGAAACCAAATGTACGCTGATATGATAGTAAATCTCTAATTACTCCTAATAACTTATCAGTTTTTCTCCTGCCTGCTGAGTGTACGTCTTCACTCATGATATAACTTTTAACACTTGGCACACTTACaatttccttctcttttccacAGAGTTGAGTCATTCGGGCGACTGCCACTGCAGTGTCTGTGATCTCCAGCTGCCCTCCAAATTCAAGCTCCAGGACCACATGAACCTGCACACCGGAGCACGCCCGTACTGCTGTGCTGAATGTGGAAAGCGCTTCTGCCAGATTTACAACTACCGTGTCCATCTGCGCACGCACGCCCAGACCAAAGTGGATCGTCTCATGTGCCGGGTCTGTCTGAAGGGCTTTGCATCACAGGAAGATCTGAAAGACCACTTGTCAAGAACTCACTTGGAGAATGAATTTTACGAGTGCGACCTGTGCAAGCGCGTGTTCACTTCCCTGAAGGCGTGTGAATATCATGTGCAGTTACACAAATGCATGTTGAATGTTGTTTGTGAAGTGTGTGGCCACAACTTCTCCTCGCCGAAATCCCTCGCGCGCCACCGGAGGAAGAGGTGCCATCGCAATTTTAAATGCACAGACTGCCCAAAGACCTTCACGAAGAAGAATGCTCTCCTGAAACACAGCTTCTCCCATCTTGGTTTGTTGCCGTACACCTGTATACGTTGCCGCTGCCACTTCCGCCTGGCAAAGCTGTACCGCCAGCACAAGTGTGAACCTGAACGCATTCACTGCGTGGCGTGTCTGAGGGAGTTTCTCAGTCAGGAGGACTTCCAGCAGCACAAAAAGGACACAGGCTGCTGGGGCAACCAGGAGCCTAAAGGGGATGAGATTAGATGTTTGGAGTGTGGACAG from Micropterus dolomieu isolate WLL.071019.BEF.003 ecotype Adirondacks linkage group LG03, ASM2129224v1, whole genome shotgun sequence harbors:
- the wu:fe05a04 gene encoding zinc finger and BTB domain-containing protein 17; protein product: MSIEYTIDIQLTELGFPEILQPVDTPVEETPCPPTSSDYSSSHSPTTLSTAHKRSLLDRGKQSVDGKETGAAKQTSDTEQSTVVSTSPCRHLNHAQSLQDGQTGSSTALIDLTAGQEHADLPQLITKQDDHRETGVDRGDTAREGSTEVRQDAEDDSDDSEVSEVYEEEEVDEDEDDEDEEGLNNELSHSGDCHCSVCDLQLPSKFKLQDHMNLHTGARPYCCAECGKRFCQIYNYRVHLRTHAQTKVDRLMCRVCLKGFASQEDLKDHLSRTHLENEFYECDLCKRVFTSLKACEYHVQLHKCMLNVVCEVCGHNFSSPKSLARHRRKRCHRNFKCTDCPKTFTKKNALLKHSFSHLGLLPYTCIRCRCHFRLAKLYRQHKCEPERIHCVACLREFLSQEDFQQHKKDTGCWGNQEPKGDEIRCLECGQRFDTKEELKKHAGAHQRVLKCADCGKGFRSALLLMSHMGGHAGKSPCLCQSCGLGFPHQQNYDSHLKTCGQTPQPASVPKKRQASKSSSSETKKLNAKPDSWNPANTVTTPSIVSSNLAAPAKDSHSSRLTGDASAGSGPTDGLWKLTLDKQPPPGVKLVLFLPVCPTQTNGLTLPSAVSPTILGPAIQPQVALDLVTGIKQYLECEAPLDLSNKSSLCNSALSDVPFLPIKSEPEGCDISLKADGTERQELKNRDSRAVVKTNPGETDTFSEVKQVQMDPMDLSFNVSTSSSGLIIDIKKEPQSPGPDFESWSSRSCLLAGKEIKMEVDISRTSYADIEEKT